The genomic DNA CATGAGCTCTGTGAAAATCATAAGCGTCTTTTGCACGgcatacatacatttttatacaACAATTATCCTTGCCCCTCTGCCACGGAGTCATCAGTGACAAAGCTCGGGACTAAATTCTAGCACAATTCTAGGCCAAGGAAAGGAAGTCATTGCATTCCAGGCTAGATTTGTCTCCTGAAGCATTCAGAACCTAAATAAAGCAACCCTATAACATATTCTTATATTACTTACAATATCATATATTTCTCTGTCTTCTTCGTCAGCTAAAGTCAACAAAGCTATCAATGGATAGCGAGATCTAGGCACCGGGCCAAAATCGACAACTTGAGCATCTTCTGGTAACtgacaatatttttcttccttgtcattttttttaatgctttatttgtGTCAAGGAAAACAATCAGTGTCACTGCAACTGAAGACAAATGTGACATTtgcacaaagacttttttttttttatcatatgcTTTCATAAATATATCGTGCCAAAAACTGCTGAATGCTCAAGAGTCTCAACTCTCCCTGTGCCaataaattaacatattttgtcaaaacagttttaaaaaggaTACAAGTACTGTTGTCGATAGAGGTATTCGCTGTATAGAGCATCCTCTAACGCCTGAGGAGTCTTTATTCTGAAGCAGTAGACATGTTTTTGCAACGCTTCGTGGAGTTTTTGAACACTGCAGCCCCAGTAGCACGTAAGAATACAGTCTTCCAGACAATCAGGTGTCAATGTTATACCCTCTTGCAGAAAGAAGATAAGGACTTCATTAAATCACCCATGTGCAGGAATTCTGGAATTGCTAAGGGTAGGCTcttaaaaaggcaaaaggcaaCTTCATTGTCCCAGATTTTTATTGTACTAATTTAATCTTTAAAGTTCAGGCTAGGTTTAGCGCTTATGAAAGTCAACAGAGATGAGGAAGTGGGTGCAAGGAGATACAATAGCTGATCAAGCTAAGAAAAGCAGCACATGTCCTCTTTATATAGGGTAAGCTTTAGCTGCTGGTACCATTTTACACGTTCCCTGTCAGACACCAGAGCATTTCCCCTGCCTCAGAGGCCATTCCCTCTTTAGATAATAGTATTAATTGGATCCCTGGCCTACGATACCCTCTGTCGTTTCAGAAAGCAAAGGGCTCTCTTGATTAACCAGAGGAAGGATAAGGACAGGATCTCCatgctccatttcttttctcaATCCTTAGTGCAAAAAATGCCAGACTGAACCATTAGAGCTAGATTTTTAAATATCCAATGGTGCAGATTTGCAGGAGCGTTTAGCTCCTACCTAGAAAGCCAAGAAAGAAGCAGATCTCGAAAAGAACCGAGTACCCAACGTATTAACTTCTAAACACTTACTGCACAAATAGGAGCAAAATTCTTGAAAAGTTCTGCCAAATTCAAGCACTTAAACCTTCTGAAAAATCCATGTAACCAGAACACTAAGACTTTTTttgtgttgggggagggggaagatgaaGAATATGCATTAACTGCTCcagcacttttctttttcataggaAGGCTTGATAGGCTTCGTGTGTGTGCACGTGGGTGGAAGATGCTCACTTTTGCTTACTACTCCCCAACAATGCAGAAGGGCATGAATATTGCTTCCTACGTGGGTAGTTTCAAGGATGTTAGGGACTACTTCAGCTCTGACCCACAAAGACTCACAAAAATACAGTTTCCACTGAAATACAGCGCTacctatattttttaaaatactgcactGCTAAGTACAACTGGAGATCTGGGACTTCGATTTTTAACTGGATGGCATACACCTTGTAATATATGAAGTTTACAAAAAACACCCACAGTAGCTGGTAATCGGCAAgtgcttttttattaaaaattcattataGCAGGAAGTATTTCATTAATCATAAACTGTACATAGATATCCAAATATTTCACGCTGGAAAAACACCACACTGACTTGTGAGCTGTGCAAAAATGCTTATTTCTGTTTAGAAACCCAAACTAACAAAAATCAAGCATATCAGAAATCCACTGACTTGTTACCGAAGCTGCAGAAGGACGAGAGATTTCTAACCCAAAAGGATTCTTCACTTGTCTCATCTGCTTTTTCAATACTCTTGTGCTGGATTCTGTCTCTTCCGAGTTTCTCAGAATAACAGGAACACCCAAACCAAACCTAAGAGACATGAAACAACAAGAGCAAGCGGGCTATGTTAGTGTTGGCATGTTTGAATTGTTCTTCAGCTCTAAATAACAAGCAGCACAACAAGTAAAACTTATACAAATAAACAAAGCTCAGCTTTTGCTAGGATGCATGCATAATATAACCTGTCAATCTGACTCCAGCCTTCTGTTGTAAAAGATGGGAGTCTTAGCACGgctaaataaaatctttaaaattggAATACTTTACTCCTGCAACATTTCTAGAAAGAGAGTGAAATTAGTGAGGATGGTCAATGCCCTCTAGTGGTAAAGGGTTAGCCAAAGCTTCCTCCCAACTGATCTTCTGCACATCTACTGACAGAACCAAGAAGTAGCTGCTGGCAGAGAGGGAACAGACCTAATGGACTGGGTGCTCTGCGAGGACACCTTAAAGTGGATCTTTCTGCCCTAAAGTACGTGTAGCTCTAACTACAGCCAAAGAGATCATTTTAAGGGAGAGTGAGAGACCCTGGCTTCCCACGGTCTCAATTCCCACTCAATTATAACAGTACGTTGATATTAAGTCTGGGGCCTGAAATTCTCTGCTTTGAGCCAGAGCCCAAAGGCAAAGTAGTCAAGACTCTGAATCAAAGCTGAGACTCTAATACCCCTTCAAAGCTGGAACTAGAACATTAGCCCACCTGATATTCTGAATCTGAAAGGATAATGAAGCAACAGCTTAAAAACTCACTTAAACATCAcatgaatcaaaataaaaatcaaagaaaccACAACAGAATACTTTGGGACAATTTCCAATATTGATACAACACCCAGAATTTTCATATTCTCGTGCCTCAAGCCTTTAAAGGAACCATTACAGGAGATCATAATCTACAAAACTTGCTCCACAATAGACTTGTTTTTATATTTggctgaaataattaatttttttaaggtgaCAACAATAACTTTCAGTTACCAAAAACGATTAGAGAAATTGCCCTAGATATGCAATCAGAAGACTATTTTGGAGACTGAAGAGTTTTTCCTAATTGCATTAATCCAGTCCTGTCTCAAGAGCAAGGCAtcagggaaaggctgtggaggtcTTCTGTTAACACATTTTATAAAACAGTTATTATTTAGCTCAGGCTGTACTTTCATGAATTTGTGCTTTTGCCACTGCCAGCTGTACTGGCTAAGTCATGGCCTGTTTAACGGCTTTGAATTTTGGTCTATGCAGTCATCAGCATACCGCCTGGCTGAAAATCCTGAAACACTCGTTTCACACAGAAACAAACCTTCTAGCAAGAATGACATGAAGCATAGGCTCTTCTCTTCATCAACTGTTTCCATTTACTATACTGAAATAGTAGCTGTCACAGGGAGATGGATCTCCAAACAATAACTTGAGCAGAAAAGGGTACTACCAACTCAAATGTAATCACTTTGAAAATTGCTAAAGAAATTTCAGGTACAATACAGCTCTGAGCCAAAGAGACAATTTTGTGGCTTTGCTACTGCTTtaagctgttttttaaatcttttctgtctCCTGCATGAAAGAGATGTTAaatcaagaagaaaagcagagctttACAGACACTGGGCTCCTCAAAATTGCCTGTTAATTCACGTTGGAGGGATGCCATCTGTAAGACTAACAGGCAAAAACATCAGACAAAAGTGATTTTCAAGCTGAGGAAACTACTTCAGAAGAAAATTCTCAAAGGCATCCTCAGTAGCAACAACCTGTTCCTGGCAGTCTAACAAATGGTTTCAAAAGGTTTCCTTGACCATTTACTATCTTGCCTGCATGAGAGTCACAGATAccccagaaaggaaaaagagcctcggggcagtgtgtgtgtgtgtgggggggggaaacgtATACATGTTACTCCATCTTTGATAACAAGAGGATTTTGTTTGTGtacaggagaaaaacaagaaaaaaaaaaaaacacgagtaAATTCCTTTGGCTTGCTGCTCTTTCACAGAAAGATTTGCATTGCTTTAAGACATAATACGGAGCACTCGGCCATATTTAGTCCGTGCACGTGGAGAGTCAAACCTCTGTCTGATGTAAGTAAAcagggctgtgctgacctcagtggGGCTACAATGAAGTACACCACTTAAACATCTTACTCATAAAGAAACCAGGTGCAGCAGCTGTTTCACTTGTTCAGTATCCAAGATTCAATGGAGTTAATCTCTGCAGCAGCATATAGAGATGCCTCCTGTCTTGTACCATCTGGCTGGTTCCAAAGTAAAAACCCTATTCTTTGGGAACTTTCTTCACTGGTCGTAAGCAACAGGATAATCACCATGAAAAGCAGCATAGAAAAAGGTCTCTAGTACAGAGTTTAAGCAGCAGCTGGTGGCAAAAGCCCCTTTCTGCTCAACAAAAAAAATATAGTGTTGTAAAAATGTTAATGTTGTTCTCAGTGCATGAAGGATGAAAAaagctagaggtttttttttttttttgtattttggggggggggggggggggaggttgtttttTGCAGTTAACATTCTGTCAGTCCAGAAGCAGATCATTGGCTGGCATAAGGAATAATGAATTTCTTGAGAACTGTGTTAGTTTAGAAAAGGCAAGGGTTCCTGTTGGTTTGGTTCAGCAGTTAGTTTCTTCAAAGAGCAGTCTCAGGACTTTGAGGAGGTGCTGAGCCCATAGCTTCCCCTGATGCcaacaacactcatctccagctAAAAGGCAGTTCAGGACAATATTCAGCCAGCCTAAATTTCACTTCATTCCTATGCCCAGAGCATCTAATAGGCTGGCCCTAGAAAGCTACCTGTTCAGTAACCCACGTTGACCCTCCGAGCAGGGCCACAGGTATCTAAGGCTGGCCAAAAAAAACAGACATTCATGAAATCAACGCAtgattttgcaaatgaaaatgacaGCATTCATAAGGAGTTGCTGTTTTTCAGGCTGACTTACACCACCATGAACACATCCATAGAACAGGCTGATGACTGATGCTGAAAATGATGGGAGCGGGGAAGAAAATTAAATGTCATTACAGCaatatatcaaatattttgtaTTCATATAATATCATACTCTTTTCTAGTATTCTGTATAGCAAATAAAGGATCAAGTTGTTTTCATGAGTTAGTAAGTCCAAGAGTACTTCAGCACAGCCGTAACTGCAGAAATACTGAAGTTGCTTGCAGACTCTTGGTCATATGGCCACAGTATAGCAGAATACAAAGGTAGCTGCAAATATCTCTGAAAAGCTGGTCAAATATTCAGACAATGTGAACTTCATGCTGCTGGACTTCTCGATTAACAGTTCCTAAGCAAACTAGTTTGAAGTTAGTTTGGGTATGTTTATGTAAACTGCAATTTTAAGTGCAAAAACATCTAGAAGCTCtaattctgagggaaaaaaaatgcatctggaCAGTCCTCTGCCCACCCTGTAGCCCCAGAAACATCAAGCACACGCAAATGCAAGGATCTGCTGGCATGTCTTTATGTCCTGAGTGCAGCCTAACTCAGGCATTTTGCAGCAGAGGATGGCAAAGCATTAAATACAAGCAGACAAATAATGATTAAATTGATTAAGGATCACAGTTTCTGGATATACAGGCTGGAAATTTATCTGAATTCAGCATTTTTAAGGTAATATCTTTAAGAATTGATATAGTAAAAAAGTGCAGAGAAGTGGATGGCAACATTATATTGTCAATGCGCAATGGGAGAATGGGAATTATGAAAAGGATTTCTACCACCCTCTCTCACCAGGCAATAACGAGGTGGAGCTGCATCCAACAGAAAGGCCAGTCTTGCCTTCACTTACACCTACCCAGCGCTAGGGGAGGCAAtgtaaaaacaagaacaaaactttGCACAAAGCATACCTGAAAGATCAAAAGATAATTTCACTCGCACACGAGGTGATAGATGGCATATGTTTGTCTGAGCTGGTGGCACCTAACAAAGTGCTATGAACAAGGGAAAGACTTTGCACTAAAGGAAAAGTCAGGCAGTGTATTTATAAGCTGCCAAGAGAACAAACAACTACAGCTAAAACACCTGTAATTCAAGGAGAACACTGAGGCACAGCAGTACAGATACAGCTTGTTAAGTCAACAGGAGGAAATGCagtaattcatttttattcatttttattctctCCAGAAACCACACCAATATGCGGCTTACCCACAATTCCTACATACTATATTTTGATTGCTAATCAATGGTCTCCTCTTGGCGAATATCTGCGTTTACGTGTATGGACAACACTGAATTGGCAGGGAAACAGACGCAGCCGCGCTATAAACAGACATTTGAGGGCTTGTTTTTGAAAGAGGGAAAGGTGACGTCCTTGCTGAACGCTCTCAAACGCCAGAAGGAGAGGGCCTTCCACTCCTCACCCCTCCAGGTGCTTCTGCGGGTTCAGCTCCTTAAGGCCCTCCGCCCCCTCGCCCCAGCATCCTGCTCCATTCGCCCGAAATGAGCTTTGCCAGCCCAACGGACCGGTGCCCGGCCTAGCCCggcacctcacctcaccccgccgcaaagcctgccaggcataACTCCTGACGGGCTTCCAGCCAGCCACCAGTATCTGCCCATCTCACCTACCAGCAAGGTCTGAGCGGTCCCATCTCTCACAGCAACGCTTTTTTCTTGGCCCCTCCCGCCAACCTGGCGCTGCCCCGTCCCCTCTCTAccgccctcctccagctctgccagcccctcAGCGCTAGCCCTCCCTCGCCTCCGCCAAAACCCCGCTTCCCCGAccctcccccccactccccgCGTCACCTCACGGCCGCACCGCAGCCCCCACGGCgggcgccgcccctccccccccccccgccgccgccgccgccgcctcacgggGGTGCCAGGCCcacgccgccgccctccgccaggCCGGCGCCGCACTCACCAGCCCAGCACCAGGCCGCTGGTGACCAGGAAGCAGACGAAGACGACGGTGATGTAGAAGAGGGGCGAGTACTCGTAGAGCGTGACGAGGAACACGGCGGCCATgggcccgcgccgcctcccccagCGGCGGCGCGCACCGCTCGCCGCCcaaccggccccgccgcccgctctccccaccccgccccgcggGCGCATGCGCGCGCGTGCGCAGCGCAGCCGCGAGGCCGTTGCCCGCACCCTCAGTTGGGCGGGGCTGCGTTGCCTAGTGACGAGGGCCCGGGCGGGCaaggcggcgcccggcgggctgCGCTGGCGAGGGAAAACCGTCGCCGAAATCCTCCCCGTTCCTGCCTTCAGCAGCCCCCGGGCACCCCGAGTATCGGGCTCCGGACAAGAAACGCTTCCACGTCTTTCCGACGGCCTCTTACAGAGAGCGCACAAAACCCAGGCTAGCGTGTCTCGCCTGTTGTAACGCTCAGGCTGCCGCCGTGCGGCCTGCTGCACAAGGAGGCGGCTGCGGTTAAGGACgcgcggagggcgggaggcttcGCGTCGCCGCTTGGCAGTGCTGcgcttccgcaggccttgccggAGCTCTTGCCGACAACGTGCAGTTTTGCCTTACGGATCGGGCGTTTAAGTCATTAGTACGGTTCACGTGAGGCCGCCCTTGAGGTGTTAGGTCTTCGCAGGCGCGGTCGTTCCCGTTTAGTAAGCGGACAAggtgatggctttttttttatttcgcAGTGTTAGGGGATTTGTGAGAAACAAGGCATTTTCTTTTGCAACCAATTTCCAGCTACGCGGAAAAGGCCAGCTATGTTCCCCGACGCCGAGACAGACCTATACCAACAGCCTATTATGGAAGAGAAGTTCGTCTAGCGTTCGCTGCTCGTATATGTGATTTGTTGAGTCCAAATCCTGGTTTGCGTCCAGAATTACTCTCAGCTTTGGTAAGCAAGTAGTCTCCCGACCACGTCGTTCTCCTCTTTCGCCCTTGTCCTCCAAGAGTAGCAGTAAGATCTGTTTCTTTTACCCAGCCACCTATAGCCCTGAAACGTGCTGATCTCGGCGACATCCGCCAGTCATACTTAGCTAAATTTTTCTGTGAGCTCCAATTAATTTGCACACATGCGTTTCGTGGTGAATAAGCCTCGACTCTGTAGGAAACTGGTGCAAAATAATGGGATCGTTTTACATGAGAACATGAACAAGCTGAAGGACGAAAGTGCCGATagactttccttctcctcctggtTTCATTGCCTTCACGTTTTATGTTCTAACACACGATTTATTTCTCCTCTAGATAAACAAATGAGGAAGGTCTCCGGATCCATCCCCTCCTGCTTTCCACCGAAAGGAAAGACTGTAAGGCTTCTTCTAAGTTTGCTCAGCAGGTACATATGTGCCACAGTTAATGTTAGAGTTGGGTTGTAATctagggtggggtggggggatggatGTCATCTTCTCAATACAAAGTAGTCCCTGCTGCTCACAGAAactacagatttttcttcttcagataaAAACAGCAAGGGATCGAGATGCACTTTCACTATTTCAAATGAGCATCACtgaaatcaaaaaataatttgggaaacAAAACCTCTAAAGAACGCAAGTAATTATGGTGTTTACAAGTTCCCTGCGTCTATCATGAAAGGCGCCCAGCACCTGATGCAAACATACTCGTAGTATTATTTTTAGTGCTGAAGATTAATAGATACTGGCTTTATTAAGGCTCCAGTCTGTAACTTCAAGCAGCATACTGCACCATTTAAGGTAATGGGTTTCCACAGACAAAGCTCTCCAAAGATCAGGGTCTAAATATTCGGCCCTTTTCACATTTAAAAGGACATCAACCGCTGAGAAACAAAATCGctgttctctttctgttttgttcGTATCACTGGGAACAGCACGACAGAGCATCTTAACGGGAAGGCGGGATCTGAAAAACTGCCGTCGGCTTGGTCCACCAAAAAGCATTTCACAGCGGTTTTCCAGTTTTAAAACCACTATTTGTGCAGATGGTTTacgaaggagaaggaa from Struthio camelus isolate bStrCam1 chromosome 5, bStrCam1.hap1, whole genome shotgun sequence includes the following:
- the CGRRF1 gene encoding cell growth regulator with RING finger domain protein 1 isoform X1, with the protein product MAAVFLVTLYEYSPLFYITVVFVCFLVTSGLVLGWFGLGVPVILRNSEETESSTRVLKKQMRQVKNPFGLEISRPSAASVTKGITLTPDCLEDCILTCYWGCSVQKLHEALQKHVYCFRIKTPQALEDALYSEYLYRQQYFIKKNDKEEKYCQLPEDAQVVDFGPVPRSRYPLIALLTLADEEDREIYDIISMVAVIHIPDESYRLSCRMLFQYLLLAQGQYHDLKQLFMSANSTAPSSSDTSPGEGSTDRRLLEKVGLAEDESELHEENSKDCVVCQNGTVNWVLLPCRHTCLCDGCIKYFQQCPMCRQFVQESFPLCSKKEQDEDESTRILQDVLPARVF
- the CGRRF1 gene encoding cell growth regulator with RING finger domain protein 1 isoform X2; the protein is MAAVFLVTLYEYSPLFYITVVFVCFLVTSGLVLGWFGLGVPVILRNSEETESSTRVLKKQMRQVKNPFGLEISRPSAASVTKGITLTPDCLEDCILTCYWGCSVQKLHEALQKHVYCFRIKTPQALEDALYSEYLYRQQYFIKKNDKEEKYCQLPEDAQVVDFGPVPRSRYPLIALLTLADEEDREIYDIISMVAVIHIPDESYRLSCRMLFQYLLLAQGQYHDLKQLFMSANSTAPSSSDTSPGEGSTDRRLLEKMTAELWQELGVGGVQDIKCFCYFERYAYVRNLSQSPLESVERFLLIAVGLNGTSLALSSLSLHYVILRCRLSVLLAMGYNNLLSL